A window of Gloeothece verrucosa PCC 7822 genomic DNA:
CAGGGCGAAACATTAGCATAATGATCGAGCCTTGTTACCACAATTTCGTCCCCCGGTTGCAATTGACGGGCAAATGCTCGACTAAAAGCCAAGGTAAGCGAGGTCATGTTTGCGCCAAAAATTACCTCATCCGGACTACATCCCAAAAAATCAGCCATCGCCTCACGAGCCGCACTAATGAGCCTATCAGTCCGCCGACTGGTGGCAAAAGCCCCATGAGCATTAGCATTTGATTCAATTAAGTATTGACTCATGGCTTCTATGACGCTGTATGGGACTTGAGTGCCGCCTGGCCCGTCAAAAAAAATTCGAAGTTGACCGTTAATTTCGTGGGTTATGGAGGGAAATTGTGACCTTATCCATTCTAAATTGAGAGATTTCATTGTCAATTCCTAGAAACAGTAGAATATGAGCTATCAGGAGCGAATGATCCAGGGCAAGTAAACACAAATACATCCCGAAGACCTGAGTTTAAAGCCGTAATAGCTGAAGTATAATGGAAAAATTGATGATCATTAAAAATTAAAAATTCGCCAGGCTGCAAAATTCTGCTGAAAATTGGTTGTTCATCTTTTGCTTTATATAAATTAGTAATACCCCCTTCAATGTCTTTTCTTTTAACACAAAATATCCCCACTAAATCAACACCATCTCGATGAATTCCTTCCGGTGCCGGTGCGCCAATTTGCTGATTTGATGTGGTTATTCTAATTTGGTGAATGCCTATTTCATTGATATTAGTACACAGTTGACAAAACTCGAAAAACAGTTGAGTAATTTTCTGAAAATCTGGTATAGTAATTAAGCGATCATCTAGTTCAGGATAAATTCTGGCCACATTGCCTAATAGAGGATTATCATCTTTTGATTGATAAAACGGAAGTGAATTTAACTTAATAAGTTGATTTTTAACGATTTTCAGATGAGATAATCGGCGAAAGCGGTAATTTCCGGATAAGTAAGGGTCAGCCGGAAGCTGACTAAAATATTTTTCCAATCGCTCTAAATTGATGCCCTTGATTTTTTCTAGAAAATAGTCAGCCGTACAATTAAAACTTTTACTTAAATTGATGAGATTCATAATTATCTCCTAAGTAGGTATTTATTAAAGTTATCTGTGTGAACAGGGAACAAGATTTATAAATAAACCGAGTTAAGACGGTCATCATTCAACCCATCCCAAAAAACGGCGATGGCATCATTAATCTCTTTGCCTCCTCGTAAAAATTTCACTCGGTCAAAATTAGGTTGAAAATAAGCCGCTTCGAGTTCTTCTAAAGTATGACCTGCGTGTTGTCCTTCTACGCGATTATGCCAAGTAAAAAAAGCCAAGCGTAACTGAGGATGTCTTTTGTGTTTAATCAAAGTCAAACCATCTTCTAATTGCTGCCAAAAACCCGCAGCGGCCCAATTTTCTACGGCAAAGCTTGCCCCTTGTGCAATATTGGCATCGTCACTACCATACAATCGAATCAATTCATCACAAAAGTGTAGAGTGGTTGGTCGTCCGTGCTGACGTTTACCAATCTCATCAAATGTTAACCCTAAACTCTGAGCCGCTTCAAACAACCATTCAAAATGGGCGGCTTTAAAGCGATAAATTCCGCCATCTACGGTTCCTTCCGTGCTAAATAAAGCGGCTTCGCTTTCAAAATCGTTTTCTGTTGTTGTCTCTAGCGGGTTTGACTTACGATAAATCACACCTAACTCATTCATTAAAATCTCACGACTAGCGCGGGACTGCATTAAGGTAGGGGCATTAATCACTTTTAAAAGAGCGGCAATCAGAAATTGATTCGAAAAAACCGAAAATTGTTGAATAAAATGGCGTAATTCTCTATCAGTCGCCGCTCCTTGGCTAAACCAGGCTGTATATAGATTGTCAGTAATAATACGATGGTGCAAAAGTTCTGTATCAACTTCTTGCAAAAAATCTTGAAACTCTTTGCTCTGAGTTAAAGACAATTCCCCTTGCTCGAGACGTTCTTTAATGCGTGAAGAAATGTTAAAAGTATTTTGTTGTAAGAGAAAATGAGTCATAATATAGTTTCTCCTTAAGCATCGCTTTTTCTAACTTTAAAAATTTAATGATTGATTTAAAAAGGCTCCCCACTCCACACTGAACTATCAAGCTAACTGTAAAGAGATAGAATGAAAACAAATAGCTTGCAAAGAATTTAAAATTATTTAAACAAAAAAAGACGCTCAAACTTGTTAAAACTAAACTTTTTGAAAAACGAGATTTTAGACACTAGATAAAAAATCGTGTCTTGAAAATTTTGTTTTGCCGGCTGTCATCTTTTAGGCTCTCCCGTCCTTGCGGTGATAAGAAAAGGTTATCAATTGTAGGGTGGGTTAGGCGCGACGATGATTTTGATAAGAAAGTGATAACTTTTGATCCGTGCAGTAACCCACCATAGACTATTTTGTATCTATGTGAACATTTTTCCCCACGATGCCGAAAAAGCCATAAGGCAAACCAGCTTTTTTATGGTTTTTTGAAAATGTTAGTAGCGTTTTTGGCACTTCTAACCGATTTTAGCAACTTGGTAAGTTTTGATTGTTAACTAAATTAATTTGATTTAACGTATAAATTTACTATAACATTTTTTTTTAAAATCGTAGTTAGATGGTGCCTGTCGAACCCTCTCTAGAATTCATAAGCGTTGATTCCCATGAAAAGTAAAAAAGAGCCAAAAAATAGCTTATTAGGACTTACGCAGCATAACTAAATCACAAGCTAACTTTTATAGCCGGTAAGCTTTTTCTATCTAAGCTATAATAGCGAAATCTGCCACAGTTAAATTTTTTCCATCAGCCGCTAAAGAAGGCAAATCGATAAACTCTGCTCCTGTGCCTAAACCAGATGCCGAACCATTTTGATTGTAGTAAAGGCTTCCTGTGCTACTACAATAAACTATCAAAGCATTCGAAGAGGCAGCATTGGCATCATCCACCACTACAGCAAAATCACTGGCACTAATATTATTTCCCACAATACTGCTAAGTGCTGTAAAAGTTGCTTTGCTCAGGACAATTTTATCAGAACCACTGGTAAAGTCGCTGACCACATCAATACCCACATCACCAGTCTCAAAAGCTCGTCGAGTTTGGTAGATAAATTTATCATTACCTGTACCTCCAGTCAAAATATCATTGCCAGCACCTTCAATCAAACTATCATTACCACCGCCACCCAAAAGAGTATCATTGCCAGCACCCCCAGTTATAGTGTTATTAAGGCTATTCCCAATCAGGCAATCTTCGCTACTCCCACCAAGGAGATTTTCAAGAACATTACCAGCAGAAAGCGTTAATTGAAGTTGATTGGGGTGCGGAACGAGTTCCGCACTGCTTACAACGGTTTGAGTGCTGCTAATTCCTAAATTAATATTAACATTGCCAGTGGTGCCGGTAAAATCGAGGGTATCGATACCGCCTGTGGTGGTTTCAATAATGGTATCGCTTCCTAATGAGCTTGAAGCATTAAAAAAATAAATATCATTGCCATTGCCACCCGATAAAATATTATTACCACTATTGCCCGTCAATCCATTATTGCCGTTGTTACCTGTACCGTTAATATTTGCCGTGCCCGTCAATAAAAGCTTTGTACCAACATCAAATATTTGTAGTCCTGCATTGTAATCAGCAACATAAACCCAATTATTCACCACTTGCACATCCACAGCCGCATTAGAAGTATTATAAGTTCCTTAACATAAGCTAAATTTCCTACTACTTGTACATTCCAAGCATTGCCCGAGTAAGTTCCTTTTAAAACTGGCGAGGCGGGGTTGGTGATGTCAATAATTTGTAATCCTGAACGATAATCAGCAACGTAAGCTAAATTGTTTACTACTTGTACATTCCTGGCATAGCCCGGAGTATCATAAGTACCCACTAAGACAGGAGTTAATAAAACTGAAGAATAGTCTTTTAAACTTTCAAGATTAAAGGCAAG
This region includes:
- a CDS encoding M10 family metallopeptidase C-terminal domain-containing protein; this translates as MNNWVYVADYNAGLQIFDVGTKLLLTGTANINGTGNNGNNGLTGNSGNNILSGGNGNDIYFFNASSSLGSDTIIETTTGGIDTLDFTGTTGNVNINLGISSTQTVVSSAELVPHPNQLQLTLSAGNVLENLLGGSSEDCLIGNSLNNTITGGAGNDTLLGGGGNDSLIEGAGNDILTGGTGNDKFIYQTRRAFETGDVGIDVVSDFTSGSDKIVLSKATFTALSSIVGNNISASDFAVVVDDANAASSNALIVYCSSTGSLYYNQNGSASGLGTGAEFIDLPSLAADGKNLTVADFAIIA
- a CDS encoding 2OG-Fe dioxygenase family protein — encoded protein: MNLINLSKSFNCTADYFLEKIKGINLERLEKYFSQLPADPYLSGNYRFRRLSHLKIVKNQLIKLNSLPFYQSKDDNPLLGNVARIYPELDDRLITIPDFQKITQLFFEFCQLCTNINEIGIHQIRITTSNQQIGAPAPEGIHRDGVDLVGIFCVKRKDIEGGITNLYKAKDEQPIFSRILQPGEFLIFNDHQFFHYTSAITALNSGLRDVFVFTCPGSFAPDSSYSTVSRN